The nucleotide window CTCGATGTTGTCgaagtttttgaatttactTGTAGTAATTGGAAAAGTGGTGTTTGCTGCACATTAGCAAATGCCAGATGGTTCGCTAGGACATTTTGAAGTTCACTGCAGTCTATACCACGCTCCTCTAACGCTTCAAAAGGATCTTTTGTCTTGGCATCTTTgtttgtaatttttttacGCTGCTTACGTTTCTGCTCATCTGGCTTCTCTACTGATAGATCATTCCTAGGCCTGTGCAGCAATAGTGGTTTCGAAAGCGATTCGActtttcgattttttgatattggGGTATCTTGTGCTTCATAGCTTTCATTGATTCTGGTATTCAActgcttgatttttttgggaGTTGCAGGTGTTTGAATATCAAAGAGCTTCAGTGGAGTTGCTTGGAACTTTGTAAACAATTGTGGCGGATTGGAGGTAATTGGTGTGGTGTTTGATGCCGCATTATACGATGGTGAGCTTGGAGGGTTTTTGGGAATCATTTCTTCAGATAATTTCAGAGTTGATGGAGATGTAGCAACTGTAATAAATCTTTCTGGAGTGTTCGAACCTTCATGAAAATCATCACTTTTGGTGAACAGCGCCTCCCTTTCATCTTCAGTTTCAGTCGAGTTATCATCAGCATCTACAGGACAATCATCTTGTTTAAGAGTCAATATGGCCTCTGCTTGCCTAAAGTCAATTAATGTACCTGCTATAAATGGCATGACAACCTTTTCGCCTTTTAAAAGTACAAAAGACAAGGCattccttcttttttctaGATTTCCGTTCTGAGCAAAAGATTCCTCGTTGCCAGCATCCGCTGCACTTAGTTGATAAGATCCTTTTGTggaatcttttttcataagTTTGCAATTGATTCCACAGGGTAGTTCAATGACTAACCCATTTGTTCCATTGCACTCTAATTTAAGCAGATTTTCAACTGGGAAGTAGGTTATGAAAGCATGCTGTCttgaaatattctttttgctTGGTAAAACAATGTCACAAACCGATTTCTTCCTGCCAATAGCCAAACGTGAACAGTTGCGGGAATCTAGCTCAATATTAATCCAATCGGTACCCACTGTGGAACTAATTTCTTGTGAAATAACATGTGGTGACGACGGTGACAATGCTGGTGAAAATGAGGGTGACGAAGATGGACGCGACTCAACGGCACCAGCCCTTATTGGTGAAGATGACCTACCAGTACTCGAAGAAGCCTGTGGTGTTGGAAATTGGATCTTACTGCCTTTCAATCCGTATTGAGAGCGATCGTCGCAGGTGGATTGCACTTTATACAGTGCAGGCTTGTTAACACTAAACTTGGTCATATAATTGTTGTTAAGAGGTTCGATGGATATATCATCAGTCGAGCTTTCGCGATGCAAATGTTGCCCGAAAGCAGAGCCTGACGCTGCTACCGGTGACGAAGGAGGGAATGAGCCAACCATTGCGCAATATACCAAGTGGCCTTATTATGATGTTCTTGAAGGAgttcttgaagaagagtCAGGAGTGAAGCAGATAAATGCGACGAAACATTTTAGAACAAGTTGCTATCTCCCAGGTATCAACATTTACCTCCAAGCTGACCTCTACGAGACCAAAGGCTCATACTGGCCGGACGTTCACAGGGACCAAAGCGCGAATAACTAGCGACAGCTGCCgacattgttttcttcttctccaAACGTTGAACATTGGTATGACGATGAGCCTGCTGCGCGTAAACATGTAAACACGTAACGCGTAAACACGAAACACGAAACACGAAAAAACCAGATCCAAAATCTTCTTATTTACGCGTCTcactttcttgaaaaaactacGTCATTGACTTTCTGTTTTCTCAAATGGTTACCCTCACCACAATTATATCTACATCTATTCATGTTATGTGTGGCAGGATTGAAGACTGTTTAGCGTTTAGAAACATCTGTACATCTTTCGTAAAGCAGGTAAATTTTCACATCCGGACATTTTCCGCTCGAAAAAACAAatcacatttttttatttttatttatttttgctCACGTCCGACGGGAGGGAACACTTGCTGATCGCCGCTTCCCAGCAAGGAGCACAGAGCGCACTGAGTGACCGGGAACTGGCAATTTCATCTGGAAAACGGTGCAGCAAGGTCACATCGTGATGGAAGAATAAACCATTGGAAAGCATTACACTATATTTGTTGGTGAGGAGCTATTTTGTAGCGATTGCAACGTATTTTAGCAAGCACAGCAATAAAGATATAAGCAAACATGGGTAGTATGTAAAGAGACAACAGGATAGtgatgaaagaagagaCATGAGTGACATCTGCGACTGTGACTAGATCGAACTAGACCTTATcgagaagaaatgaaattgaaggtGGTTAGTTTAGTAGAGGATAGGATAAAAATACACGAAGATAATGTAGAGAAGTTCAAGGAGCGGGCTATGCGCGATGTCGTGCACAAGTGATTAGCATGAATATTGAAGTCGAACAACGGAGTCCGCGTAACGGAATGAGTGGTTACAGCTGGAACTGCTATGTCTGTCTTTCATTAGAAACAACGGAAGAAACCTTTTACTAACGAATAAACTGTTTTTTAAATAGAGGGTACTCCTTCATTCGGTAAGCGTCACAACAAGTCCCACACTTTGTGTAACAGATGTGGACGTCGTTCTTTCCacattcaaaagaagacTTGTTCTGCATGTGGTTACCCAGCTGCCAAGACGAGATCTTTCAACTGGGGTGCTAAGGCtaagagaagaaagactACTGGTACCGGTAGAATGAGATACTTGAAGACTGTTTCtaaaaagttcaagaacGGTTTCCAAACTGGTACTCCAAAAGCTGCTTCCGCTTAAATGATtgggaaaaaatattaattcTATAGTAACTTACGTTTTATTCTACTCCATTAAATAGTTTGCAGTTTCTTTTTAAATCAATAAAGAcacaatttgaagagttactttattttgaaagctCTAGAGCCCCATCGCAAAATATAGACTATCAATATCTTCCATCGAAATCATCGACTCAAATTTAGACTCTAGAATTGTTCTTGCCATATGTTGGTGACATTCATCGTATTTTATTTGCATTATCTTCGCCGCTCTGTCGTGGACTTCTTCCTTAAGTTCTTGTTTGATAAAACCAGGCATATCCTCAAGCGCATCGTTATAGTAAGAAATTTCATCCTGTAATTCCAACTGATGCAATCTGTCAACAAGCTGACTATGATCTGCTAATTCGCTGTTTTCAAACGAGTTATTTTCCTCCGTAACAATAACTCTCCATAAAGACATTATCAATTCGCTTTCAATCTCTTTAATATGATCAATGCTTAGCTGCTTTTCGTACTCGGTACATAACCAGAATATTATTGTTAATAGATGTTCTATTAGGTGGCACCTGAAATATAGATTATCAGAATCCTGTCCGACGTATCTTTCGATCAGGTTTTCCTGTTCCTTAGACATCAATTTTGTCAGCTGAATCAACATCTCCCCATCAATAATTCCAGATTCTTTGGGATACAAGATCATTAGATTCTCCACAAGATTCAAGCTATCATCCTTGAGTTGTAGGAACCATCGCTCAAGCTTCAAGTCCACATTGAAAGGCTCCTCATTCCTTTCGGGTATGTCATCCTTTGAAATTACTCTTGGTAAGCTTTGTAATctatcattgaaaatgagCTTTGAAATAAATTTGCCAATGAAATTTGTACCAAGATTTCTAATCAGTCCAAAGCAATCGTGAAATCTTGATAAGGAAAAATCATTGCCATCATTTTCCGACAGAATATTGACGCTTTTTACACCGCGACTGAGTATGTGGTACAATCTTGGAATACAATTTTTCCACCATTGACTTTCAATAATCGTAAGGCTTGATTTACCACTCACCATCATATTGCACAATGCATTTAAAATCGCTATTGCATTGAAAACTATATTCATGATAGGCGTATATGAAATGGTGAGAGCACATTTGCATATTTGTTTCAGAGACTCCAAGAGGTCGGAATCTAGAACTTCTTCGTGCACCGCTGATGGGAGATATCTCAGTATTCTGAGAGAAGTTTCCAGCGTATCAAAGGAATAAAGTGTTGTCAGAAAGTCTATCAACTcgtattgaaaaatttgggGTTCGGCGGAAGTCCCGGGATCGTTCTCGAACATGGACTGCTTCAAAACATGTTGGTAGGCCTTTATCAGGTCGCTGATAAAATGCAAAAGATCCTTTAAGGCCATAGGATGTACAGCACTTGGCCTGAAGGAAATAGTCTGGTACATTATAACAACTAGGAATGGAATAGCTAAATCTGATTCGTGTTTATGCAATGAGATTTCCTTGATGAGAATTGCTACGCTTTCCAGTAGTGtgttgataaatttgtcCAGCGTTAAACATTTCTTACACTTCAACAGTAGTGTAACCAAAGATTTCCCTATAGAGTCACcccttgaaattttgaagccattaaaattgaaatttgcaaTATACCGCAGTTCCAAACTATGAAGAATCTCAATCGTACTCAGCTCAGAGCCAACAAGTTTATGCAATAAGAGATAATCAACAAAGTCACTAGTCTCGTCACGAGGAATTTTCCCTGGATTTAAGGTCACATAATGTTTCAAGAGAGACTCGTTATCTATTTTGcgttttttgtttattgGAGCTATGACTCTATTTCTCGTATTTTCTGTAGCGGTTACCTCATCGGCAGATCCTGATGTACTACGATCCGCATTCGAATaaggaaaagatgaatttcCTCTCGACCTTGTTGACGAATTCGCTTTTTTGACCTCCAGGagtaaaaatttcttttcatcttctaaaTTTTGTAGTGCAAGTTTGACCTTTTTAAGTTCTTCGTGGTGAACAGAATTAAGCTCTTCAGCTTTGAGCGATTGCAACTCATTTTCACGTTTGATCTGTTTctgaaggaagaaaattttatcaCGTAGCATGCTTGCCTCACCTTGAGCCACGATCAtctcatctttgaaattcttggCGCTGCTAGCCAGTGGTGGTTGTTGCAGAGTTTGCGCGGATTTTGCAGGTAATTGGGTTGCAGTTTTTGCCGAACGTAATTCAAGTTGCAAGATTagatcatcatcttcgtcgGAGCTCAAACCATCTTTCGATTGTACCATTTGTACCTAGTTTAATGGACAATGAGACTGCACTTTTGTATGTCTTACCGATATATATCCTCCGACTGATGCTGGAGACTGATTTTTCCTCTCATGCAGGTGGTAAAATAATGCCTCTGTGTTTCTCAATAGTGTCAGCAATCAAGAAATAAGTATCCAATCTTCATAACGAATCTTCAATCCATAtgttttgatatcttcagAAACTTTAACTCTTGTATCATGTGTACACATCGTATTAATTCGTGTCACGTGATAATTGCAGTGTCAGATAATCGTTTCATAATGACAAGCAAACGCTGATTCAGCAGCTAAGCTGCCCTTCTTTTTAGATATTTTTCTCAAGAATATTTGGTTTACTGCAAACGCTAGAAACCAATTAAGACGCAAATTTAGAAACGAAGTTTGTGTTTTCAAGTGCATTTTTGTAGTGTTTCGGtgtttcctttttcatgttttGTTTTAGAAAGTTGTAACAAGCCCATTCATTCtgaaattcaattcaattggaaaaacttgaaacaAGTTGATATATATGCTAATCTAATCTGAAAAGTGCTGTTTTATTTCTCTCAAATATGGTAAAGATGGATGTATTTCAAAGGAAACACTCCACATATGGAGCAATTACAACAGTTGGACAAATGTAACAATTAAAAAGAGCGAAACAAACTACACCAAGCGACTACAGATTACGCCAAATTATTATGCTACACATCTAATGCTGCCGCATTGAGAGGATGTGCAGCACCATGTACTTAAGGTTGCAATTGCGGATGTCAGTATTTATGACATATGTTGAAACGTTGAAAGTGATCAGGAGCGCATATACTGCCACTTTTACctatattgaaaagttttcgagagatgagatgagacCAAAAAAGGTTTCAGAACATCAATCCAGGTATTAGCGATAAAGCACAGATCAAGCACCCGAGTAGGCGATGGTTGAAGATTCAAGAGTGCGGGATGCTATCAAGTCAGGCGAGCAAAAAGCCTTACCCGCTTCACTCGTTCCCGAGGCGCCTGCAGTATTATCATCGAAAGACAAGACAACCCAAAGACTTATCATTGTTCTTTCAATGGCATCATTGGAAACACacaaaatatcatcatcgGGCCCGGGTGGAGATAAATATGTCTTATTAAATTGTGATGATCATCAAGgccttttgaagaaaatgggTAGGGATATCAGCGAAGCTAGACCCGATATTACCCACCAGTGTCTATTAACGCTGCTGGATTCTCCCATCAACAAAGCGGGAAAGCTGCAGGTGTACATTCAAACAAGTCGAGGTGTTTTGATTGAAGTCAACCCAACTGTTCGTATCCCAAGAACttttaaaagattttcAGGGCTCATGGTCCAATTATTACACAAACTTTCCATTAGGTCAGTGAAttctgaagaaaaactACTCAAAGTCATAAAAAATCCCATTACAGATCATTTACCAACAAAATGTCGCAAAATTACGCTGTCCTTTGATGCTGAAGTGATCCGTGTTCAGAAttatgttgaaaaaattgataaggACGAGAGTATATGTGTTTTTGTTGGTGCAATGGCTAGAGGTAAAGATAATTTCGCGGATGAGTACGTGGACGAGAAGGTTGGCCTCTCGAACTACCCATTATCTGCATCAGTAGCATGCTCAAAGTTCTGTCATGGTGCTGAAGACGCTTGGGGAATTATATAAATGTTTATAACCATCTTGTAATATAAGCTCCCAGCAACTCAGAGTACTTTTAAATAGATTTGGACTGCTGAACACAGCTcagccatttttttttatattccGTCTGTCGTTTTGGTAGTGATTTATATCACGTagatctcattttttgtttcagaTGTGTTTGGCGCCAAGATTCAGATTCAAATCTTGggtatatatatgtataaaTTAACTTGAGTGGCTATTACTAATAACTTGTAATTAAATATAGGTCAGAATCAGAAGAAAAGTAAGGTTACTGTCGAACTGTTTAGAGAATGCCATATTTCACAAGTTATTTAAGATTAAATGACAGATTATCTCAGGTTTGGATAAACACCTATACACTGATGCTACTTATAGTGATGTTAAaacttgttttttttaccAAATCAATTAAAGATTCCATTAACCTTGCAAAGAATTATACCATGTCACACTGTGATGACATCGATTCTTTATATTCCGATGCACTTAACGGAACTCCGCATTACTTGGGTAAAATGGGGAATTTCctcattgaaaaaacaatGATTGAATCTGTGGAAGCAACATTGAAAGTGATTTCGTTGCTTCTTTACGCTAGCGAAGAATTACTGGCATTTATTGTCGATTTATATATAGGCACATATGTTTGCTTGATAGTCAGCGCTATCGACGGTACTGTAGATGTTGCAACAAATACAACCGAGGCACTAATTGGAATGGTCAACTCTTCTGTAATAAGTCTCTCTAGCGAATTAGAAGGTGGTTTAACTGATATTTCtgattttctcaataaaGTAATTTCCGCAGCGTCTAAGGTCGAgagctttttcaaagatgatgacAATGACAGTAATAATGCGTCAGACAAGATATCTAAACTGAATTTAACAATATCTTCACTGAGAGATATGAAGATACCTTCTTCTATAAACAATAAATTACAAGAGTTATCTAATAAAACACCTGATTTTGCAGATGTTAAAAATATGACTAAGAATCTAATCTCATtaccttttgaaaaggtAAGGAATGAAATTGCATCGATTAATTCCACTGGTATCGTGGGAGACTCTGATTTATTTTACGTACCGCCACTTACCATGAATAATGGCACTACAAGTGGAATTTGCAGATCAAACGAGGCACAGATTGAGAAAATCTACGACGCTTTTGGCAAAACATTGCAAACAGTAACGGTAATACTAATCGTTTTGATAATGGTTGGTGCCCTGGCTGCAATGGTTCCTAGCGCTTGGAAGGAATATAGACAATGGAAGAAATTGAGTGCTCTGCGGGATGAATATCTGGAGGTGCACGAGAAGCGCAATCATTTAGATCCATTCGATTCCTTTGAAAGTGAGAAGTCTTACGACGTGATAGCGAGCTACCATCGATGTTTCAATGTGTGGAGTGGGCGCATCTCAAATATCATCATGCGCATGTTCACTTCCATGTCAAGCGAAGAGCTGAATAATAGTACGAAGGTAAAAATTCAATGGGTGGTATCATATATGACCACTGAGCGGGCACTTTTACTATTAGGAGTAGGATTTTTGGCATTAATGACGTGTATTTGCCAATTCATTATGATTGCGGTTTGTCGATCCTTCTTAAATAGCAAAGACATTACTTCATTGGCTGGTTCATCGAATAGCTCTTTCTCGACCTCTTTGCAGAACGATATGGTTCAATGGTCTGGAAACACAAATCTTTACATAGGATCTACAGAAGATAGAATGAATTCTCGAGTGTTCGGATGGATCAATGAAACAACTCTCTCGATAAATACAACCGCAAACAAAATGATGGACGAGATCGATACCACCATCCAGAACGCTTTCGAAAACACTATTCTGTACCCTCCTATGAGTACAATAGTCAAGTGCACCATAGGCAATAAGCTGACTGCCATCGAGAGCGCAATGACCTGGATACACAACAAAGCGCATTTTAATCTCCCGCGTATCGACCCTTTAGAGATACAGGCGTTGCTGCTGCCAGAACAAAACAGCACGGGCAGCATGAACAGCACGAGCAGTGTCAACCCTCAGAGTGACAGCGTTGGAAAGACAAAAAAGCCTGCAGTTGCAGTGGCCACTGCAGTGCAATCTCTGGCAGAAAACATCCGCACAGGTCTACTCGCTGTACTGGAAAGCTTCTACAAAACAACAATGTGGGAACTAATTGTGgcatttattttgatcGCTCTGTGGGTAATACAACTGCCCATAGCACTATCCACAATTTTCTGCAGAACGCACAGATCGACGGCTCCAGATGCATAGCATCgtttctcaaaaagaaCCTTTCGGCCGCTACGTTATTTTATAGAGACGAGCAATAAGGTTGTTGCAACGCCTCGATATGCTAGATTGTGCATTCCGTAAACGGCAGAGAGGGCACCGTGGTTGAGAATTCTTCATGTATGACACCCTGTAAGTGTGCCACCAAAAAGGTGTTACCCGTCGAGGTGCGATACGCAGTTTGAcgaaaaaataatataagCTACCAAAGAAGGTAAAACAAAACACGAGCTCTAAACGGATTGCTGATTACGAAGTTAAgacattttttaaatgcAAGATTCAAGATTTGTAATTGGAGATTTGAGGTTcgagatttgaaatttggacAATTTAAGTCGTTCGGATCCATAAAATTAGAATCTTTAAATCTAGAATCTAGGCTTTTCTGTATAATTGTATTAAACCAGCAGCTAAATTGACAAGCCGTTCatctttgatcttttgaCGTTGTGGAAGTAAGCTGCCGCTATGAAACGAATTTTTTCCGGTGCAAAGACTCCAGAGTTCCCCGCTCCAccaagatttttttctggtGGTAACTCTCCGGGATCTAGTAGTCCCAAGAATACTGGAAGATCGCGATCTTCTTCTCTCTCTAAGATATTTTCGGGCAGTAATTCTCCCAAATCACCTGTACTGCTTCCTCAGGAGTCATCAACTACAGGCCATCTATCTCCTGAGCTAGTACCTATAGTGACGTTGATATCGGCCCAGACACACAGAAGGTATCATGAAGGCACATTTTTGATCCTGCAGGATCTGAAAAACGATGGATCACCAGCGTCGCGCAAGTGGCAACAGGTTTATGGTGTTCTTATTGGTACACAGCTGGCACTATGGGATGCGAAAGAATTGGCGGGGAACAATCCAgatttggaaaatacgAACTTGAAGGAAATTGCTTCTAAACCATACTACATCAACTTCACTGATGCGAGTCTCAGAACTATTAATGGCTCAGATGCAGTCTTTACagaatcaaagaaaaagctgGAGAATGCACTTGTAGTTTCtacaactttgaaaaatagatATTTTTTACAATTTGCTAATAAGGAATCGTTTAATCATTGGAATGCTGCGATTAGACTAAGTTTGTTTGAACTCACATCTTTACAAGAAGCATATACAGGTGCATTTCTTTCAAGTAGAGGTGCAAAATTAGGTGATATAAAAATTATTTtgtcaaattcaaaatttgattatGAAGATTGGGTGAGTGTCAGATTTGGCACTGGTATGCCATGGAAGCGTTGTTTTGCTGTCATTTCACAATCAACGAGCAAAAAGCATCCATTTGGCAAGGTAAAATTTTATGAAaataataagaaaaataaaaagacaAGTGCAATGGCGACTATAGTGTCTTCGAAAGCGTTGTATGCGGTTTATCCGTCATCACCTTTATTAATTGACACTTCAACAATCATCAAATTGGAAGGTGAAATAACTTTCGATAAAAAGGACTCACCACAAGAGACTAATATATTTATTATGCCGGAAAAACACCATGCTGTTCCAGGGTATGATACGATTATCAGGTTCCTTATTCCAGCAATGAATGCCTTTAGGTTATACGGTCGGCCGGAAAAGTTAATTGCCAACAAGGttgatcaaaattcttTACTATTTGCACTACCAACTTTACCACACATTCATTACTTGAAAGTCGATGATCTGTTGGCCCTCGCAAATTCGCTTTCATGTTTGCAATGGTCTACTCATGATTGGAAAGGTCACATTAAAGATATTCTAACCAAAAAGATAGGTCATAATTATACTGGCTGTGGATCTAGTGC belongs to Zygotorulaspora mrakii chromosome 1, complete sequence and includes:
- a CDS encoding FHA domain-containing protein (similar to Saccharomyces cerevisiae PLM2 (YDR501W) and TOS4 (YLR183C); ancestral locus Anc_1.61) — its product is MVGSFPPSSPVAASGSAFGQHLHRESSTDDISIEPLNNNYMTKFSVNKPALYKVQSTCDDRSQYGLKGSKIQFPTPQASSSTGRSSSPIRAGAVESRPSSSPSFSPALSPSSPHVISQEISSTVGTDWINIELDSRNCSRLAIGRKKSVCDIVLPSKKNISRQHAFITYFPVENLLKLECNGTNGLVIELPCGINCKLMKKDSTKGSYQLSAADAGNEESFAQNGNLEKRRNALSFVLLKGEKVVMPFIAGTLIDFRQAEAILTLKQDDCPVDADDNSTETEDEREALFTKSDDFHEGSNTPERFITVATSPSTLKLSEEMIPKNPPSSPSYNAASNTTPITSNPPQLFTKFQATPLKLFDIQTPATPKKIKQLNTRINESYEAQDTPISKNRKVESLSKPLLLHRPRNDLSVEKPDEQKRKQRKKITNKDAKTKDPFEALEERGIDCSELQNVLANHLAFANVQQTPLFQLLQVNSKTSTTSRQELRALLAREPCIGVIYREGKDAAGKPLDEEYFYDVENDSNEERRNLVTSLKGGRSGLRSCRRTHKQYFWKKPAK
- a CDS encoding 60S ribosomal protein eL37 (similar to Saccharomyces cerevisiae RPL37B (YDR500C) and RPL37A (YLR185W); ancestral locus Anc_1.62), with translation MGKGTPSFGKRHNKSHTLCNRCGRRSFHIQKKTCSACGYPAAKTRSFNWGAKAKRRKTTGTGRMRYLKTVSKKFKNGFQTGTPKAASA
- the LCD1 gene encoding Lcd1p (similar to Saccharomyces cerevisiae LCD1 (YDR499W); ancestral locus Anc_1.63), with the translated sequence MVQSKDGLSSDEDDDLILQLELRSAKTATQLPAKSAQTLQQPPLASSAKNFKDEMIVAQGEASMLRDKIFFLQKQIKRENELQSLKAEELNSVHHEELKKVKLALQNLEDEKKFLLLEVKKANSSTRSRGNSSFPYSNADRSTSGSADEVTATENTRNRVIAPINKKRKIDNESLLKHYVTLNPGKIPRDETSDFVDYLLLHKLVGSELSTIEILHSLELRYIANFNFNGFKISRGDSIGKSLVTLLLKCKKCLTLDKFINTLLESVAILIKEISLHKHESDLAIPFLVVIMYQTISFRPSAVHPMALKDLLHFISDLIKAYQHVLKQSMFENDPGTSAEPQIFQYELIDFLTTLYSFDTLETSLRILRYLPSAVHEEVLDSDLLESLKQICKCALTISYTPIMNIVFNAIAILNALCNMMVSGKSSLTIIESQWWKNCIPRLYHILSRGVKSVNILSENDGNDFSLSRFHDCFGLIRNLGTNFIGKFISKLIFNDRLQSLPRVISKDDIPERNEEPFNVDLKLERWFLQLKDDSLNLVENLMILYPKESGIIDGEMLIQLTKLMSKEQENLIERYVGQDSDNLYFRCHLIEHLLTIIFWLCTEYEKQLSIDHIKEIESELIMSLWRVIVTEENNSFENSELADHSQLVDRLHQLELQDEISYYNDALEDMPGFIKQELKEEVHDRAAKIMQIKYDECHQHMARTILESKFESMISMEDIDSLYFAMGL
- the EMG1 gene encoding 18S rRNA pseudouridine methyltransferase (similar to Saccharomyces cerevisiae EMG1 (YLR186W); ancestral locus Anc_1.64), whose amino-acid sequence is MVEDSRVRDAIKSGEQKALPASLVPEAPAVLSSKDKTTQRLIIVLSMASLETHKISSSGPGGDKYVLLNCDDHQGLLKKMGRDISEARPDITHQCLLTLLDSPINKAGKLQVYIQTSRGVLIEVNPTVRIPRTFKRFSGLMVQLLHKLSIRSVNSEEKLLKVIKNPITDHLPTKCRKITLSFDAEVIRVQNYVEKIDKDESICVFVGAMARGKDNFADEYVDEKVGLSNYPLSASVACSKFCHGAEDAWGII
- the PRM1 gene encoding pheromone-regulated protein PRM1 (similar to Saccharomyces cerevisiae PRM1 (YNL279W); ancestral locus Anc_1.65) → MPYFTSYLRLNDRLSQVWINTYTLMLLIVMLKLVFFTKSIKDSINLAKNYTMSHCDDIDSLYSDALNGTPHYLGKMGNFLIEKTMIESVEATLKVISLLLYASEELLAFIVDLYIGTYVCLIVSAIDGTVDVATNTTEALIGMVNSSVISLSSELEGGLTDISDFLNKVISAASKVESFFKDDDNDSNNASDKISKLNLTISSLRDMKIPSSINNKLQELSNKTPDFADVKNMTKNLISLPFEKVRNEIASINSTGIVGDSDLFYVPPLTMNNGTTSGICRSNEAQIEKIYDAFGKTLQTVTVILIVLIMVGALAAMVPSAWKEYRQWKKLSALRDEYLEVHEKRNHLDPFDSFESEKSYDVIASYHRCFNVWSGRISNIIMRMFTSMSSEELNNSTKVKIQWVVSYMTTERALLLLGVGFLALMTCICQFIMIAVCRSFLNSKDITSLAGSSNSSFSTSLQNDMVQWSGNTNLYIGSTEDRMNSRVFGWINETTLSINTTANKMMDEIDTTIQNAFENTILYPPMSTIVKCTIGNKLTAIESAMTWIHNKAHFNLPRIDPLEIQALLLPEQNSTGSMNSTSSVNPQSDSVGKTKKPAVAVATAVQSLAENIRTGLLAVLESFYKTTMWELIVAFILIALWVIQLPIALSTIFCRTHRSTAPDA